The DNA segment GGTTCCTCCCGCACAGAAGCCGCGGGGAGAAACCCGCGGCGCCGAGCGACGAGAGCAATTCTTAGCGGCCGCAAAATGCCCTGGCAAAGGTGTGACGTACGAAGCCCGGTAGTGGATCAGGGAAGGCCAAAACGGGACAGATTGGACCATCTGTCCCGTTCGTGGCGGGGGGTGTATCTCCTATGTCCGTTCGTACGTGATGCAGGCCCTATGTGCGGGCTCACAGGGAACGCAGATCAACCTCACGGCGAGTTGCCATCGCAACTCATTCTGTGAGGGCTCGGCGCGCGGTCTCCTCCCGGAGGAGGAGATGGACGTCCCCGAACTCGTGCCACAGGTAGAGCCCGCGCAGCGCCTCCTCGTACGCACGGTCGACCGCGGCCCGCCCGGCGATGGCCCGCAGCATCAGCAGATGCGACGCCTCCGGCTCGTGCAGCCCGGTCAGCAGCCCGTCCACCACCCGCACCCCGCGCCCGGGCGTGACCACCAGGTCCGTCCACCCCTTGCCCGCCCGCACGATGCCGTCCGCCCCGCGGCCGACTCCACCGCCCGTACGACCGTCGTACCCACCGCGATCACCCGGCCCGCCCCGGCCGCCACCGCGTTGATCGCCCGCGCCGACGCCCGAGGCACCGAGAACCACTCCGGGTACGGCGGCTCGTGCGCCTCCGCCGACGCCACCCCCGTATGCAGGGTGACCCGCGCGAGGCCCACGCCCCGGCGCGCCAGCTCCGCCACCACCCGCTCGGTGAAGGGCCGCCCCGCGCTCGGCATCTCCGCGCTGCCCGTGCCGTCGGGGGAGGGGACGGAGAACAGGGTCTGGTACGCCGACAGCGGCTGATCGCGCGTCGTATAGGAGTACCGGATCGGCCGCCCGTGCTCCCGCAGCAGCCCCGGCACGGCCCCGCCCTCGACCCGCGCCCACCACAGCCTCTCCCGGTGCCCGCCCGCGGGCGCCCGCCCGCCCACCGGCTCCGCCAGCACCAGCCGGACCCCGCCGGCCAGCCGCACCTCTGTACCCGCGCGGGTGCCCGCCCGCGCGCGTGTGGTGCCCCGGCCGTCCGGCTCCCGCGGTTCCACCGCCCAGCGGCCGTCGTCGCCGCGGGTCGAGAAGTGCACCACCACCGGCGCGTCCCCGATCCGGCCGTCCACCGCCGCGGCCAGCGTCGGGGAGGTGTTCACCACCAGCAGGTCCCCGGCCCGCAGCAGCCCCGGCAGCTCGCGGAACGCGTGGTGCGTCACCCGGGTGCCGTGGGACACGAGGAGCCGTACGTCGTCCCGGGCCCGCCCCGGACCGCGCTGCTCGGCCGGCACCCGCGCGGACCGTTCCTCCGGCACCCGCACGATCGTGCTCATCGGCCCGCCACGAGCGCCGGCGCCGCGTACCGCCCGCTCGCCGGGCGCTCGTCCAGCAGCCGCAGGAACGCGGGGACGACGGTGTCCGGCGCCGGCCGCTCGTCCCGGTCGTCGGGTACCGCCGCCGCGTACAGGTCGGTCGCCATGTCCCCGGGGTCCACCGCCCACACCCGCAGCCCCGGCTCCTCCACGGCGAGCACCGCCGCCAGCTGGTCCAGGGCCGCCTTCGAGGCGCCGTAACCGCCCCAGGTCGCGTACGCCTGGGCCGCCGCGTCCGAGCCGACCGCGATCACCGTGCCCGCGGCCGCCGCCCGCAGCAGCGGCAGCGCCTCCTGCACGAGACCCAGCGCGGCGGTGACGTTCACCTCCAGCGCCCGCCGCAGCCCGGCCAGCGGCAGCCGGTCCAGCCGTACCAGCGGCTCGGCGCCCAGCGCGCTCGCGTTGCCCACCAGCAGATCGAGGCCGCCCAGCGCCCGGGCGGCGGCCACCAGCGCGGCCCGGTGCCCGGCGTCCGTGACGTCCCCGGGCAGCGCCGACACCCGGGTGCCGTACCGGCCGGCCGCCGCCGCGGCCTCCGCCAGCGCCGCCTCGCCCCGCGCGTCCAGCACCAGGTCCCAGCCGCGCGCCGCCAGTGCCTCGGCGAGCGCCCGCCCCAGCCCCTTGGAGGCGCCCGTGATGATCCCTACCGGCATGACTACCGTCCCCTCGTCGCTCCCCGCCCGGCCGGACGGGATGCCGATCACCGTAGGAACGCCCCCTCGCTCCCCGCCTCGGCCGCGGGTCCCGTGGCGCGGGGGCCCTTCGGCGTACGACGGCCGCCCGGGAACCTCCGGCGTACGGCACCGGGCCCGGTCCCCGGGTCCTACACCGTCCGGCCTAGGACCAGCGGACGGTGCCGGGCCGCCAGCGGTCCGATCCGTACCGGCGCACCCCGCCGGTACCGTGAGGACATGAGCCACCGCCCCCGGTCCGGCCTCGCCGCGGTGAGTTCCGCGCTGCTGGCCATGAGCAGGCATCTGGAGATGCGCGACGTCCTGAAGACGATCGTCGCCTCCGCCCGCGAACTCCTCGACGCGCAGTACGCCGCCCTCGGCGTCCCCGACGACCACGGCGGCTTCGCCCAGTTCGTCGTGGACGGCGTCAGCGACGCCCAGTGGAAGGCGATCGGCCCGCTGCCCCGCCAGCACGGCGTCCTCGCCGCGATGCTGCACGAGGCCCGCCCCGAACGCCTCGCCGACGTCCGTGAGGACCCCCGCTTCGAGGGCTGGCCCGACGCCCACCCCGACCTCGTCGACTTCCTCGGGCTGCCCATCCGCGACGGCGACGAGACCATCGGCGCGCTCTTCCTCGCCAACAAGAACTGCCCGAAGCCGGAAGGCGGTTGCGGCTTCACCCAGGAGGACGAGGAACTGCTCGCCCTCCTCGCCCAGCACGCCGCGATCGCCCTCACCAACGCCCGCCTCTACGAGCGCAGCCGCGAACTCACCATCGCCGAGGAGCGTTCCCGCCTCGCCCATGAACTCCATGACGCGGTCAGCCAGAAGCTGTTCTCACTGCGCCTGACCGCACAGGCCGCCGCCGCGCTCGTCGACCGGGACCCGGCCCGCGCCAAGGACGAACTCCACCAGGTCGCCGCGCTCGCCGCCGAGGCGGCCGACGAACTGCGGGCCGCCGTCGTGGAGTTGCGGCCCGCCGCGCTGGACGAGGACGGGCTGATCGCCACCCTGCGCACCCAGATCCAGGTCCTCGACCGCGCCCACACCGCCCGCGTCACCTTCACCGGCGCCGGCTACCGCGCACTGCCCGCCGCCCAGGAGGAGGCCGTGCTCCGGGTCGCCCAGGAGGCCCTGCACAACGCGCTGCGCCACGCGGACGCGGAGCACGTCGAGGTGAGTGTGGAGCGGCGCGGCCCCGGAGCGGTGCTGCGGATCAGCGACGACGGCGCCGGCTTCGAACCGGCCGCGGTCGGCCGCGCCGGACGGCACCTCGGGCTGGTCTCGATGCGGGACCGGGCGAGCGGGGTCGGCGGCACCCTGACCGTGGAATCGGCGCCCGGCAAGGGCACCACGATCGAGATGGAGGTCCCCGGTGGCTGAGCCCATCAAGGTGCTGCTCGTCGACGACCACCAGGTCGTCCGCCGGGGTCTGCGCACCTTCCTGGAGGTGCAGGAGGACATAGCGGTCGTCGGCGAGGCGGGCGACGGCGCGGAGGGGGTGGCCCGCGCCGAGGAACTGCGGCCCGACGTCGTCCTCATGGACGTCAAGATGCCGGGCATGGACGGTATCGACGCCCTGCGCAGGCTGCGCGAACTCGACAACCCCGCACGGGTGCTGATCGTCACCAGCTTCACCGAGCAGCGCACGGTCGTACCGGCCCTGCGCGCGGGCGCCGCCGGGTATGTGTACAAGGACGTGGACCCCGACGCGCTCGCCGGCGCCATCCGCTCCGTGCACGCCGGGCACATCCTGCTCCAGCCCGAGGTGGCGGGCGCGCTGCTGTCCCAGGAGGAGGCCAACTCCGGTCAGGGCCGGGGGACTTCGCTCACCGAGCGGGAGCGCGAGGTGCTCGGCCTGATCGCGGACGGCCGCTCCAACCGGGAGATCGCCCGTGCGCTGGTGCTCTCCGAGAAGACGGTCAAGACGCACGTCTCCAACATCCTGATGAAGCTCGACCTCGCCGACCGCACCCAGGCCGCGCTGTGGGCCGTACGGCACGGGGTGGCCGGCTGAAACGTCCGTACGGACGCCGTACGCCGGTTCTCCCCAGAAGACCCGTTCCGGACTGAGATTCATACCGTCGTGGGAATGTCACCCGGATGGCGCATCCCCCGGCGATCTCCGCCGTTCTCCAGTGCGTGCCACGGAGAACCGCCGTGGTGAACGTCCAAGAGGGGTTTGACAGTGAAGAACCTGAAGAAGGCAGCGGCCGTGACGATGGTGGCCGGTGGCCTGCTGGCCGCCGGTGCCGGCCTGGCCTCCGCCCAGAGCGAGGCGGGCGGCGCGGCCGTGAACTCCCCGGGCGTCGTCTCGGGCAACGCCATCCAGGCGCCGATCCACGTCCCGGTGAACGTGACCGGCGACAGCATCGACGTCATCGGCGTGCTGAACCCGGCCTTCGGCAACGTCGGCCTCAACCACTGAGGCATCCCGAACGCGGCGCGGGCCCCCCGGATCCACCGGGGGGCCCGCCCCTTTGCCGTACGACGGTCGCACGACCCGTCCTGTCATACGACCGCCACGCCGCCCCCCTGAGGGCGGCACCCCTCCCGGGGTCACCGGACCCCCCGCTCCCTCTCCTCCACCATCGAGTTGTATGCCGCCACCTGCGCCCGCCGGGCCGTCCGCTCCACCGGGCGCAGCGCCTGGGTGCGCGCCGCCATCTCCGCGGCGGTCACCGCGGCCCCGTGGCCGTGGTCGTGCGCGAGGGAGATCAGCAGGGCGATGCGCTGCGCCAGCTCCAGGACCCGGGCCGCGCGCGGCGGGTAGCCCGGGGCCAGGATCTCGCGGCCGGCCTGCGCCCGCGCCCGGTACGCGTCGATCGCGGACTCGGCCACCGGGCCCGAGGCGGCCACGTCCAGCCGGGCGAGCACCGCCGTCGCGTCCCGCAGGGCCTCCGCCAGCTCCCGCTCCGCCTCGCCCAGGGAGGGCACGTCCGCGGGCGGGGCCTCGCGCACCGGCAGGGCGTGCCAGACCACCTCGACATGCACATCACCCGCGGGACCGGCCTCGTGCACCTGCGGCACCAGCCCGAACGCGGTGCCGAAGCAGACCACCGCCTCCGCCGCGTCCAGCGCCCGCGCGTTGAACTCGGGCGGTCCGCTCAGCCCCAGCGGATGGCCGGGTGCCGGCAGCGCCACCCGCAGGCCCGTCGCCCCCAGCGCGCGCAGCCGCCCGAGCGCGAGCGTCAGCCCCACCGGCGCCGGCTCCCCGGGCAGCCCGGCCACCCGGTGCGCGGCGTCGTCACCCACAATGGCGAGCGCGGCGTCATCCGGAGAGACAAGTCCGGCCAAAAGGGCATTTCCCCAAGCGGCAAGGCGTCCTGAACGCGGTTCCGTGAGCATGCCCCCACCCTAAGGACCGGACCGATGGAATGGACCGGCGCACCGGTGGCGTAGATTTCATAAGGGCCGTGCCCACCGGCGCGGCGGACCGCGCCACAGGCGTACGCGACAGCCGAGACCGGCCACACTGCAAGGGGAGACAACGCGCTCATGAGCGATGTTCTGGAGCTTCAGGACGTATCCGTGGTCCGTGAGGGCCGGGCTCTGGTGGACCAGGTCTCCTGGTCGGTGAAGGAGGGCGAGCGCTGGGTCATCCTGGGCCCCAACGGCGCCGGCAAGACCACCCTCCTGAACGTCGCCTCCAGCTACCTCTACCCCACCACGGGCTCCGTCACCATCCTCGGCGAGACCCTGGGCAAGCCCGGCACGGACGTCTTCGAGCTGCGCCCCCGCGTCGGCGTGGCCGGCATCGCCCTCGCCGACAAGCTCCCCAAGCGCCAGACGGTCCTCCAGACGGTCCTCACCGCCGCCTACGGCATGACCACCAGCTGGAACGAGGAGTACGAGGACGTGGACGAGCGGCGCGCCCGCGCCTTCCTCGACCGCCTCGGCATGAGCGACTACCTCGACCGCCGCTTCGGCACCCTCTCCGAGGGCGAGCGCAAGCGCACCCTCATCGCCCGCGCCCTGATGAGCGACCCCGAGCTGCTCCTCCTCGACGAGCCCGCCGCCGGCCTCGACCTCGGCGGCCGCGAGGACCTGGTGCGCCGCCTCGGCCGGCTCGCCCGCGACCCGATCGCGCCCTCGATGATCATGGTCACCCACCATGTCGAGGAGATCGCCCCCGGCTTCTCCCACGTCCTGATGATCCGTCAGGGCAAGGTGCTCACCGCCGGCCCGATCGAGCTGGAGCTGACCTCCCGCAACCTCTCCCGCTGCTTCGGCCTCCCGCTCGTGGTCGAGCAGGTCGGCGACCGCTGGACCGCCCACGGCCTGCCGCTCTCCTGACCCCGCCGCCGCCCCCGGCCACTCCCGGCCGACCCTGACCGCACCCCGCCCGGACCCTTGCGCAATCCCGCCGGGGTCCCCAACGCGCCCTGTCCGCCGCCCGGTCGTGGCCCTACGATGACCACGTGAACGACATCGACGCATGGGTGTGGTGGCTCGTCGGCGCGGCCGCGCTCGGAATCCCGCTCGTCGTCACCGCCATGCCCGAGTTCGGCATGTTCGCGGTGGGAGCCGTCGCGGCCGCTGTCGTCGCCGCCCTCGGCCCCGGCGTCGTCGCCCAGGTGATCACGTTCCTCGTCGTCTCCGTCGCGCTCATCGCCGTCGTACGGCCCATCGCCAACCGGCACAGCAGGCAGCGGCCCCAGTTCGCCAGCGGCATCGAGGCGCTGAAGGGCAGGCAGGCCGTCGTGCTGGAACGGGTCGACGGCGCCGGCGGCCGCGTCAAGCTCGCCGGGGAGATCTGGTCGGCCCGCGCCCTCGACTCCGGCCGGGCCTACGAAGCGGGCCAGGAGGTGGACGTCGTGGACATCGAAGGAGCCACCGCGATCGTCATCTGAGCCATCCTGCCTGCGAGTTGGGCCGGAGTCTGTCAGACTCGACGGGCAAGATCCTTTGAACAGGCACGAGCAACGGACACACGAGCGTCCGACGGCGTTCAGGCGGAGAGGGGTACGGGGAACACGATGGAACCGGTCATCATCGTCCTGATCATTCTGGTGGTGTTGGTCTTCATCGCCCTGATCAAGACCATCCAGGTCATCCCACAGGCCAGCGCGGCCATCGTCGAGCGCTTCGGCCGCTACACGCGGACCCTGAACGCGGGCCTGAACATCGTGGTCCCGTTCATAGACACCATCCGCAACCGCATCGACCTGCGCGAGCAGGTCGTACCGTTCCCGCCCCAGCCGGTGATCACCCAGGACAACCTGGTCGTCAACATCGACACCGTCATCTACTACCAGGTGACGGACGCCCGCGCGGCCACCTACGAGGTCGCCAGCTACATCCAGGCGATCGAGCAGCTCACCGTCACCACGCTGCGCAACATCATCGGCGGCATGGACCTGGAGCGCACCCTGACCTCCCGCGAGGAGATCAACGCCGCCCTGCGCGGCGTCCTGGACGAGGCCACGGGCAAGTGGGGCATCCGCGTCAACCGCGTGGAACTGAAGGCCATCGAGCCGCCGACCTCCATCCAGGACTCGATGGAGAAGCAGATGCGCGCCGACCGTGACAAGCGCGCCGCGATCCTCACCGCCGAGGGCACCCGGCAGGCCGCGATCCTCACGGCCGAGGGCGAGAAGCAGTCCCAGATCCTGCGCGCCGAGGGTGAGGCCAAGGCCGCCGCCCTGCGCGCCGAGGGCGAGGCCCAGGCCGTCCGTACGGTCTTCGAGGCCATCCACGCCGGTGACCCGGACCAGAAGCTGCTCTCCTACCAGTACCTCCAGATGCTCCCGAAGATCGCCGAGGGCGACGCCAACAAGCTCTGGATCGTCCCCAGCGAGATCGGCGACGCCCTCAAGGGCCTCTCCGGCGCCATGGGCAACTTCGGCTCTCTGGGCGGCGGCGGCAACAGCGGCGGCGCCACCCTCCCGGCCCAGAACAAGGGCCCCGCGACCGAACGCCGCGAAAAGCCGAGCATCGACTGAGAGGGCTGCTTCCACTGAACGCCGGTTCCCCGTGGTGCCCCTGAAGGGGCGCGGGGAACCGGCGTTCAGCCTTCCCCGACCCGCACCCACCGTCGGACAGAACGCGGCAGACGCTCAGGCCGCTTCCCGCGCGAGCCAATCAGGAAGCCCGTCCACGTCGTCCCGCCGCAAGGCGAAGAGCATCGCATCCGCCGGCGTCGGCTCGAACGGCGTCCTCAGCAACGCCATCCCGGCCTCCTCCGGAGTCCGGTCCGCCTTGCGGTGATTGTCCTCCGCACACGCCGCCACGGTATTCAGCCAGGTGTCCTGACCCCCCTGCGCCCGCGGCACCACATGGTCCACCGTGGTCGCCCTGCGCCCGCAGTACACGCACCGGTGCCGGTCCCGCACCAGCACCCCCCGCCGCGACCACGGCGCTTGTCTTCGGAACGGCACCCGTACATATCTGCACAGCCTGATCACCCGGGGCGCGGGGATGTCCACTTCGGCCCCCCGCATCCGCAGCTCGGGATGGGCCTGCTCGACCACCGCCTTGTCCTGGAGCACCAGGACGACGGCTCGGTTCAGAGTCACCGTAGACAGCGGCTCGAAACTCGCGTTCAGCACCAGCGTGTCACGCATCCAGCCCACCTCCCGTGCGCACCTGCCCACCCCCCGGCGGGCTCGGATCAACTCTGGACGGGCGCGCCGAGATGGACAACGCAATAAAAAATGCCCGCCCCCGATCACTTCCAAGACCGGAGGCGGGCAAACGTTCAATGAACGCTTGGCTGAAACGAGACGGGGCCCTCAGCCCTGCTCGGTGTTCTCGTACTCGCCGATGAGCTGCGCCCGCGCGATCGTGTGGAAGCGCAGATTGAACCCGACGAAGGCCGGCGAGGCGTCCGCGTCGGGACCCAGCTTCTCCTCGTCCACCGCGTACACCGTGAACACATAACGGTGCGGGCCGTCACCGGGCGGCGGGGCGGCGCCGCCGAAGTCCCGCGTGCCGTAGTCGTTGCGCGCGTGCACGGCGCCCTCGGGCAGGCCCTCGAACTCGCCGCTCGCCGCGCCCGCGGGCAGCTCCGTCACCGAGGCCGGGATGTCGAACAGGACCCAGTGCCAGAAACCGCTGCCGGTCGGCGCGTCCGGGTCGAAGCAGGTCACGGCGAAGCTCTTGGTCTCCGGCGGGAAACCCTCCCACCGCAGCTGCGGCGAGGTGTTCCCGTCCGCGTGGACCTGAGCGCCCTTCAGTGTCGCGTTCTCCTGGACGTCCTCGCTCGTCACCGTGAACGACGGCACCGGCGGGTGGAAGTCATGGGGGAGCGGTCGCCGCTCGAGCTCGGTCACCTTGGTACCTCCTGATCGATGCTCTGGAAAGAACAGAGCGAACTCTAGAACCAGCTGCGCCGGCTGCCGACCTCGGACAGCCACTGGTTGAGGTAGGCCGCCCAATCGGTCCCCTGCCAGTCGTGATGACCCACCTGGAAGGAGCGGTAGGTGTCCGAGCCCTCGCTGAACAGACCCGCCTTCTTGTCCATCTCCAGTACGACGTCCATGGCGTGCTCGTCGGCCACGAAGCTCAGCTCGACCTGGTTCAGACCGCGGTACTGCGACGGCGGGTAGAACTCGATCTCCTGGTAGAACGGCAGCCGCTGCCGGGTACCCCGGATGTGTCCGCGCTCCATGTCGGCGTTCTTGAACCGGAATCCGAGGCTGATGAACGCGTCCAGGATCGCCTGCTGCGCCGGCAGCGGGTGCACATTGACCGGGTCCAGGTCACCGGAGTCGACGGCCCGCGCGATCGCCAGCTCGGTCGTCACCCCGATGTGCATCCCGCGCAGCTCCTGGCCGTCGATCATCGTCACCGGCGTCTCCCAGGGGATCTCCAGACCGAACGGCACCGCGTGCACGGCACCGGCCTGGAGCTCGAAGGCACCGCCGAGCCGCACCTTGGTGAACTCGATGTCCTGCTTGTACTCCTCGTCGCCGCTCTCGACCTCCACCCGCGCCTGAAGACCGACGGACAGCCCCTCGATGGCCTGGTTCACGGAACCGCCCTGGATCCGCACCTCGCCCTGGACCACGCCACCCGGTACGACATTCACCTCGGTCAGCACCGTCTCGACCGAGGCACCGCCGGCCCCGAGGCTCGCGAGCAGCTTCTTGAACGCCATTGACTCTCCCTTTACGAACGGACCTCGCCCCTACAAACGCGATCACCCCCGTGGCCGGTTCCGCCTCGGCCGCGCCCCGTCCGGACCACCCCCGTGGACTACCCTCGGACGGCATGATCGCGCCCCGGGACCGTATGCCCCTGCCCAGGAAGTTCTTCGACCGCCCGGTCCTCGACGTCGCCCCCGACCTCCTCGGCCGCGTCCTGGTCCGTACGACACCCGACGGCCCGATCTCGGTACGGCTGACGGAGGTCGAGGCGTACGACGGCCCGAACGACCCCGGTTCCCACGCCTACCGCGGCCGCACCGCACGCAACGCGGTGATGTTCGGGGAGCCCGGACATGTGTACGTCTACTTCACCTACGGCATGTGGCACTGCATGAACCTGGTCTGCGGACCCGAGGGCCGGGCGAGCGCCGTGCTGCTGCGGGCCGGCGAGGTGGTCGAGGGCGTGGAGCTGGCCCGCAAGCGCCGCCCTACGGCCCGTAACGACAGGGAACTGGCCAAGGGGCCGGCCCGGCTCGCCACCGCCCTGGAGGTGGACCGGGCCCTGGACGGCACGGACGCCTGCGCCGCGGGCGAGACCCCGCTGCGCGTCCTGACCGGCACCCCCGTCCCGGCCGGACAGGTACGGAGCGGCCCGCGCACCGGGGTGGCGGGCGAGGGCGGCAACGGCGAGGTCCACCCCTGGCGTTACTGGGTGGCCGACGATCCGACGGTGAGTCCGTACCGGGCCCATGTCCCGCGGCGCAGGCGAAGTTGACTCGCCCTCCGAAGGTGCGTAATGTATCCCGAGCCGCTGAACCGGGTACGGCGATCGCCTGCAGCCGGAGCGGCCAACCCACTACCTAGTCCAACCCCTTCACCGGGGTCGTTTTCGTCGCGTTCGCGTGCCCGAATTCGAACCCGAGGGACTCGATTATGAGGCCCGCAGGGAATGCGCTAACGTAGTGAATGTCGAAAGGGCCGAGGCGAAAGCCGAAAACCCCGAGACAAACCCGCCGACCGGGAATCGGAGCCGAAAGGATCTGATAGAGTCGGAAACACGAAGGGAAGCCCGGAGGAAAGCCCGAGAGGGTGAGTACAAAGGAAGCGACCGTTCCTTGAGAACTCAACAGCGTGCCAAAAGTCAACGCCAGATATGTTGATACCCCGTCTCCGGTCATCACGACCGGGACGTGGTTCCTTTGAAATAAACACAGCGAGGACGCTGTGAACGGTCGGACTATTCCTCCGACCGTTCCGCTCTTCAGTGTGTTCACCGGCTGAATTATTTTTCGGCCGAGTAAACATTCACGGAGAGTTTGATCCTGGCTCAGGACGAACGCTGGCGGCGTGCTTAACACATGCAAGTCGAACGATGAAGCCCTTCGGGGTGGATTAGTGGCGAACGGGTGAGTAACACGTGGGCAATCTGCCCTGCACTCTGGGACAAGCCCTGGAAACGGGGTCTAATACCGGATATGACCATCTTGGGCATCCTTGATGGTGTAAAGCTCCGGCGGTGCAGGATGAGCCCGCGGCCTATCAGCTTGTTGGTGAGGTAACGGCTCACCAAGGCGACGACGGGTAGCCGGCCTGAGAGGGCGACCGGCCACACTGGGACTGAGACACGGCCCAGACTCCTACGGGAGGCAGCAGTGGGGAATATTGCACAATGGGCGAAAGCCTGATGCAGCGACGCCGCGTGAGGGATGACGGCCTTCGGGTTGTAAACCTCTTTCAGCAGGGAAGAAGCGAAAGTGACGGTACCTGCAGAAGAAGCGCCGGCTAACTACGTGCCAGCAGCCGCGGTAATACGTAGGGCGCGAGCGTTGTCCGGAATTATTGGGCGTAAAGAGCTCGTAGGCGGCTTGTCACGTCGGTTGTGAAAGCCCGGGGCTTAACCCCGGGTCTGCAGTCGATACGGGCAGGCTAGAGTTCGGTAGGGGAGATCGGAATTCCTGGTGTAGCGGTGAAATGCGCAGATATCAGGAGGAACACCGGTGGCGAAGGCGGATCTCTGGGCCGATACTGACGCTGAGGAGCGAAAGCGTGGGGAGCGAACAGGATTAGATACCCTGGTAGTCCACGCCGTAAACGGTGGGCACTAGGTGTGGGCAACATTCCACGTTGTCCGTGCCGCAGCTAACGCATTAAGTGCCCCGCCTGGGGAGTACGGCCGCAAGGCTAAAACTCAAAGGAATTGACGGGGGCCCGCACAAGCGGCGGAGCATGTGGCTTAATTCGACGCAACGCGAAGAACCTTACCAAGGCTTGACATACACCGGAAAGCATTAGAGATAGTGCCCCCCTTGTGGTCGGTGTACAGGTGGTGCATGGCTGTCGTCAGCTCGTGTCGTGAGATGTTGGGTTAAGTCCCGCAACGAGCGCAACCCTTGTCCCGTGTTGCCAGCAGGCCCTTGTGGTGCTGGGGACTCACGGGAGACCGCCGGGGTCAACTCGGAGGAAGGTGGGGACGACGTCAAGTCATCATGCCCCTTATGTCTTGGGCTGCACACGTGCTACAATGGCCGGTACAATGAGCTGCGATACCGTGAGGTGGAGCGAATCTCAAAAAGCCGGTCTCAGTTCGGATTGGGGTCTGCAACTCGACCCCATGAAGTCGGAGTCGCTAGTAATCGCAGATCAGCATTGCTGCGGTGAATACGTTCCCGGGCCTTGTACACACCGCCCGTCACGTCACGAAAGTCGGTAACACCCGAAGCCGGTGGCCCAACCCCTTGTGGGAGGGAGCTGTCGAAGGTGGGACCAGCGATTGGGACGAAGTCGTAACAAGGTAGCCGTACCGGAAGGTGCGGCTGGATCACCTCCTTTCTAAGGAGCACTTCTTACCGGACTTTGTTCGGTCAGAGGCCAGTACATCGGCGAATGTCTGATGCTGGTTGCTCATGGGTGGAACGTTGACTACTCGGCCGGTTATCCGGGTCGGGGGCTGTTAGTACTGCTCTTCGGAGTGTGGAACGCATGATCCTCGGACGGGTTCTGGTCGGGCACGCTGTTGGGTGTCTGAGGGAATGATCTGATCTTCTCCTCAGTCGCCGGCCCCAGTGCACTCGGACTCGTTGATGGGTTCGGGGTGATGGGTGGCTGGTCGTTGTTTGAGAACTGCACAGTGGACGCGAGCATCTGTGGCCAAGTTTTTAAGGGCGCACGGTGGATGCCTTGGCACCAGGAACCGATGAAGGACGTGGGAGGCCACGATAGTCCCCGGGGAGCCGTCAACCAGGCTTTGATCCGGGGGTTTCCGAATGGGGAAACCCGGCAGTCGTCATGGGCTGTCACCCTTGCCTGAACACATAGGGCAAGTGGAGGGAACGAGGGGAAGTGAAACATCTCAGTACCCTCAGGAAGAGAAAACAACCGTGATTCCGGGAGTAGTGGCGAGCGAAACCGGATGAGGCCAAACCGTATGCGTGTGAGACCCGGCAGGGGTTGCGTGTGCGGGGTTGTGGGATCTCTCTTCTACGGTCTGCCGGCCGTAGGGCGAGTCAGAAACCGTTGATGTAGACGA comes from the Streptomyces sp. SUK 48 genome and includes:
- a CDS encoding sporulation protein codes for the protein MAFKKLLASLGAGGASVETVLTEVNVVPGGVVQGEVRIQGGSVNQAIEGLSVGLQARVEVESGDEEYKQDIEFTKVRLGGAFELQAGAVHAVPFGLEIPWETPVTMIDGQELRGMHIGVTTELAIARAVDSGDLDPVNVHPLPAQQAILDAFISLGFRFKNADMERGHIRGTRQRLPFYQEIEFYPPSQYRGLNQVELSFVADEHAMDVVLEMDKKAGLFSEGSDTYRSFQVGHHDWQGTDWAAYLNQWLSEVGSRRSWF
- a CDS encoding YbhB/YbcL family Raf kinase inhibitor-like protein, whose protein sequence is MTELERRPLPHDFHPPVPSFTVTSEDVQENATLKGAQVHADGNTSPQLRWEGFPPETKSFAVTCFDPDAPTGSGFWHWVLFDIPASVTELPAGAASGEFEGLPEGAVHARNDYGTRDFGGAAPPPGDGPHRYVFTVYAVDEEKLGPDADASPAFVGFNLRFHTIARAQLIGEYENTEQG
- a CDS encoding DNA-3-methyladenine glycosylase, whose product is MIAPRDRMPLPRKFFDRPVLDVAPDLLGRVLVRTTPDGPISVRLTEVEAYDGPNDPGSHAYRGRTARNAVMFGEPGHVYVYFTYGMWHCMNLVCGPEGRASAVLLRAGEVVEGVELARKRRPTARNDRELAKGPARLATALEVDRALDGTDACAAGETPLRVLTGTPVPAGQVRSGPRTGVAGEGGNGEVHPWRYWVADDPTVSPYRAHVPRRRRS